ATCCAAACGCAAACGCATTATCTGAAAATTTACATCTTCTTATATTGGATGAAAAGGAATTGGAAGCCGTCAGGAAGTACGGAGGGGTGTTGGCGGATCGCGCTGACACCTTTAGCCAGAAGATCTACGAATACCTCATGCGTCAACCCGATATGGCGATGATTTTGGATGCTTTCGACAGAGCCGAGATTGAGCAGTTGATCGTATGCCACTATCGATCCATGGTAACGTCCGAACTCGATGGTGCACTACGAAAAGAACTTTATCAAATTGGGCAATTGCACAGTAATGTTGGGGTGCCGATTCGTTGGGTTGTCGCGACGTTTGGCTTGCTCGCCGTAGATTTGGAAATGGGTGTAAATGAATTGTCTTTGCTTGATGAAAGTGAGCGAGGCACGTTAAAAAATGCCGTATCAAAGCGCATTCAAAACAATGTTTTTTGGCAATTAGAAGGGTACGGTGAGGCAGAGCGTCGCGAGGTGGACTTACAGCGGTCGTTTTACATGCTGCTCGCAGACGCCAATCGCTTGTTTGCAACAGCGTTGACGGAACCTGACAAATGGGTATTTCAACAACTTTGCGAATTGATCGCAAAGCATATGCGCATGCGCTGCGTATGGATCGGAACGGTTTTGGGTCCAGAGTCTTTTGTGACATTCCAGGCGGTTGCAGGAGAACTCTCCGAGTTGATCAAGGACTTGAAGATCAGCACAGATCCGAACCTTCCGGAAGGACGCGGACCAGTGGGTCGATCGCTTGTTACGATGCGTCCATGTTTGGTGGAATCCCCACAGAGTGATGAGTCGTTTCTCGCTTGGGACCATCTCATGAAATATTACGGATTGGCAGGCGGAATTGCATCCATTCCAATTCACTTGCCAAATGGTGAAAAAGCGGTGATTGGGCTACACCAAGACACGAATTGTCCTTTTCCTGCGGGCTGCCTCGAGGCGATGGAGAGCCTGGCGAGTGATGTTCGCTTTTTTTTCGAGCGCCGGCATGACTTGTACGCATTGGGACGCTTGAGAGGTTACCAGCGCGCGCTCTCCATGATCCAGCAGTTTCTCTTGGAGGAACCGGAGTCGCAGCAACTTTTTGACTCCGTGGTTGATTGTGTGATTCGAGAGACAGACGCGCACACCTGTTACATCATGATGCCTGATGAACACAAGGCCAATCTGCGCACGGTGGCGGTGGCCTCGCTGCGTGAAGCGGATCGTGAGCAGGCGTGGAATACGTTGGCTTCAATCCATGAATCGGACATCCCGGAAGGCCACTATGTGGCGAGTCGCGTTTTTCGCAGCGGACAAGCGATGATCCTTGAAAATCCAGTAGATGATGTTTATTTGCAGCAGATTTGGAGAGCCAACACCGTTTTGGAAAAGTCAAGGAGTGTCGGTGCGTGGCCGATCTTTGAGGATGGGGATACGGATCCCGTCGCGATACTGGTCATCGCGAGCGTTGAAGTCGATTACTTTTCCAAAGAGCTCTGTCTTCTGCTTGACCAGGTTGCAAAGAATGTCCAGATCGGCAAGCGCCACCTTAAAACGATTCAAGAGATTCGCCGCATCAGCTTGACAGACTCCTTGACAGGCTTGCCGAATCGCTCTGCGTTCAAAGAGGCGACACGCGCGTCGATCGCCATGGCGAGCGTTTCCAAACTGCGTGTTGCCGTGGGCATTCTTGATCTTGATGGATTCAAG
This sequence is a window from Ferroacidibacillus organovorans. Protein-coding genes within it:
- a CDS encoding EAL domain-containing protein — encoded protein: MSTHPNANALSENLHLLILDEKELEAVRKYGGVLADRADTFSQKIYEYLMRQPDMAMILDAFDRAEIEQLIVCHYRSMVTSELDGALRKELYQIGQLHSNVGVPIRWVVATFGLLAVDLEMGVNELSLLDESERGTLKNAVSKRIQNNVFWQLEGYGEAERREVDLQRSFYMLLADANRLFATALTEPDKWVFQQLCELIAKHMRMRCVWIGTVLGPESFVTFQAVAGELSELIKDLKISTDPNLPEGRGPVGRSLVTMRPCLVESPQSDESFLAWDHLMKYYGLAGGIASIPIHLPNGEKAVIGLHQDTNCPFPAGCLEAMESLASDVRFFFERRHDLYALGRLRGYQRALSMIQQFLLEEPESQQLFDSVVDCVIRETDAHTCYIMMPDEHKANLRTVAVASLREADREQAWNTLASIHESDIPEGHYVASRVFRSGQAMILENPVDDVYLQQIWRANTVLEKSRSVGAWPIFEDGDTDPVAILVIASVEVDYFSKELCLLLDQVAKNVQIGKRHLKTIQEIRRISLTDSLTGLPNRSAFKEATRASIAMASVSKLRVAVGILDLDGFKECNDTLGHQAGDRLLKDVAQCLQSVMPSDDALCRLGGDEFGFQIPLDHERQLDVIGEHILEAVSSMNHRIGQVTGSLGWAVYPNDGLTYATLLANADQALYAAKEGGRNQACQYRGRVANEASRRQRVRHRFEEALRSGAIHYFLQPQYCSVSKRVEGAEMLVRWFDEGTWLSPGEFMPEVERNPQLIRMLGCHAVSEAVRIRELLHEIDPTVKISLNIGANHFLHPEFLQDMKVSLDGCCAKGLVLEITESSALADLDRASQIILGLKALGFAVSLDDFGTGYSSLSHAAYLPVDELKLDRKFIQRFRSDPNVFSVAGSMIMLSRLSGRHLIAEGIEEEIDLRLWASMGGQRVQGYILSPPIQEDVFLEKLRSVTWERLSFPKAYPIEDLALLGYAFLDSEGFQRFMAEHAHSGFCPLSEWFQARESTYRHLSTFQVSHKIYREAKMKLPHLLERLPAQWIEDVEPLRVSVTELCDEIGRMVQS